TGGGATATTCAGTCAGGAGAATATaatacagccattaaaaatgttataaatgtaTATCGAttgacatgaaaagatgttcacagCGTCTTACTAAAGAAAAAGCAATGTACAAAACTGTGTTTCACATGATCTCATTTTTGGTtaagtaaacatttttatatgcataacattttgaaatattatttaccaaaatgttaataataattatttctgGGTGATGGGATTGTGAGATTCCATATACTTTTATTAgcattttacattgaaaacttaTTGCTTTATagccagagggggaaaaaagtttaaaaatacctaTCTGTCTAGATACATATTAAAAATGGGtggtggcagagtgtgtgcttagcatgccctgaggtcctgggttcaatccccagtacctccataaaaaaagaaagattaaaaaaaaaaattaacatgctGCAGTTAATAGCCTCATGTACTAATCTTTGTccattttctgattatttctttaaagtaGTTTCCTAAAAGTAGAATTACTGCATTAAAGGATAAGAATATTTATGTTTCCTGATTTACACTACCAACCTACTTTCAGTGGCAGTGAATTTTAACTCTAGATgaaaggcactaggaaaaagtaattaaatggggcttattttaattatatctgATTTAATAAAAGTTAATCTTTATTCAGGCTTAAGCCTTTGAGCTCAAAGTTCCTGCCCTCATAATCTATTTGAGAGAGGTATGGGGCGGACTGGTGCAAACAGGTACAAAGGGCCTATGAAGAAATGATTTCCACTGTGACTGCAGCCCAGATCACCTGATGCTCTGTCCCACACTCCTGCCGCCACAGTGAGTCCTGGAGGCTCTCAGGCACCGACTGCCCAGCATCTGGAACTCAAAGGCCTGATTACAGATGCAGATAAGGGTTGAAACTAAGATGGGACAGTGGGCCAAGACCAGGGCAGGACCCGGAGTGGACATTTAGAAttatttatgggaaaaaaaatggaaaaaacttaAGTATAAATTCAGCACatacagtttttttaatttaatgttttcagatCAAACATGCATATACATGGAATGGTGGATTGACCCACCACGTACTCACCACCTGGATTCTGCATGACCCACATTCCCCAGTTCTGTGTCATCACTGCCcacatttacttacttactttgcTGGTGTACGTTAGAGCAAATCTGATGTTTCATTTACCCATAAATACCTCAATATGTATCTCTAATGATACCACAATCATGGCCAACAAAATTAATAGCTGTTCTTTAATATAATCTAATACGTACCTTGTACGTGTTCATGCTCCCCTTACCCCCCAAATGGCTTTTTACAATTTTGGTTCATTTAAAAGCAAGAGGAGAGGgcatagctgagtggtagagtgtgcttagcatgcatgaggttctgggttcaatccccaggacctccattaaaataaacctaactacctccctcctcaaaaaaaaagcaagatgcaaaAAAATGTCCATACACTGCATTTGAGTTACACATCCCAATAACAGTTCtggcttccttttttcctttgtttttttaaatgccatttattGGAGAACTTGGGTCCGGAATTAGCTGACTGCTTCCTCCTGGTGCATTAAACGTGCTCCTTCCCTTGAGTTTATCCTGCCTTTTTTCTGAATGGATTGTATTTCGGGGACACCAAATGGTTGGACGAGGGCAGGTTCTTTAGAGGAGAATCCCAGTGAATAAACGCAGGAGAAATGATTGCACTCCAAAGTTACCACTTTAAAAGCCCTGAGGAAATAATAAATCCAGGCAAACGATCATTATCGCCGGTTGCTAAAACCACTAGGTGGAAGCTCCCCGGGAATGTTGCGTTGTGGGGACCAGGCCTGCCCCACCCGATGGACCAAACGTTACAAAAAGCTGACCGATCGACCACGTCCCTCTGCTGTGAGGCAGGGGGAAGGCACAGACAGTACCGCTCTGAAGTACTCTTGCCCACCTCGCAAAAAAAAACTGCACTCAATAATCAAGCCTCAGATCAGCAGCATTCTTCCTAGGCTCTGGTTAGTTTACTGCTACTCAATATTGTCatcacattctatattttttttctatcttaaaAATTTTTCCCATCAAGTTTCTAATCtgtaaaaaaatacatgcagATCATTTGCAGCCgacaggaggaaggaaagacCATGATGAGGAGGGAGGGCAGTGTGCGGGCTGAGCTTGCAAGTGGCCTCTGACCTCCAGCCTGGGGTGGCATGTCTGGTCCCCGGACAGGCCCAAAGTCCTGTGGAGACACAAAGGGCACGGATCCTGTCCTGTGGCAAGGTTGGCAGTTCTGGACCGACAAACCGCAACTCATCATGCTGAAATTTTTgcacacaaaggagaaaaaatgccAGCCATGTGCTCAAACTGCTAGCTGGCTGGGACACCAAGCAGAGGACTGAGGGCGTTCTGTCCACGATTAAGGTGGATTAAGGTGAAGGTGACAGGGACACAGCCTCTCTCCAGCTCTGCCCCGGGGTCCTGCATGGAATCCCAGGCTGTAGGTTACTCGCCTACAGCAAGAGGCTGCCTCTGAGCACTCACCATAAATCCCACCTCTTGTGGTTTTCGTCCACCTGACTGCTGTTTTGTGTCCTTTTGAACCTTTGCTCCTGCATCCTCAAGCCACCTTCCTGTGAGACTTGCCTGTAACCTGGACCCCCACACCCCAAGTggttcccctcccaccctcccacgTGGTGCCTCCCAAGCCCTGCAGATCACAGAAACCAGACGTGGTGCCAGAATCCTACCTGCTCTGCAAGTTTGTCACTGCACTCCTCCATCTTCTGCAGCGACCGGTTCTGCCATCGGGCAcccctgctccagtgctgctTCCCACACCCAAAGCTGTCCCAATCCTGCCACCTGAAACCAGGCGGTTCCACCCTCAGTATCTTTCTGCCCTCTGCCTCGTCACCCACACTTTGAACTCTGCCGTTTTCTCCCaccttctctcccctccagctGGACCTCACTATCGGTTCAACCACTTTCCTGACAGGAGTTCCGGCCCCTTgccttccatccctcctccctgATGAAATCTCAACTTCCACCCTCAGGTCCCAGCCGCCTTTTGATGGAGAAAGTTCACAGAGCTCCGGGGATCCCTAGCACAGTGGTTTCGAGGTCTCTCATCGGAGCCCAACACGCTGCCTAGAAATCCTTCCACGTGTCCTGGCCAAtctcccctccccatctctccttCCCCGTCCGCAGCAGCTCTTTCAGGCATTCACCTGTCACCCAGGACTCCTCCATCACCACCTCCCCTGTCCTTTCCAGCAAATTACCTCACCTCATACATCCCAGGAGAAATTGAGGCCACAGCAGCAGTCCGTCCTCCTAAAATCAGTAACTCCTTTCCTCCAgtctgggagggaggaaggcccCTTCTGCCTTGCCTGGGCCGCAGCCACTGTGCTGTGATGCACGCTGGCCCTCCTGCAGGGGCTTTGCTTTCTCAGCTGAATCCTTAACTTGTTGCCACCTGTTCATCCCTATTAGCATCTAAAGCACTCAGGCCTCTTCtctattaaaataatagtaacaataataaggTCAGCTTCAGCTCTGTGTCCCTACCTAGCTATGACCCTCCTTCCTGTCACAGTCAAACTTCCTAAAAGAAGGTCTGTGCTCCGTTAacaccccttccttctctccttctcacACGGCGACCCGCTGCCTTCTAACTGCTCTTATATCTGCCACTCCTCCTTTACTGCAAGTTCTTCATCTTTACAAGAAGAAATTCCCCGAAATGAAGATTTCTCTAGCTGCCGGGTTCAGAAGCTCCTTGCTCCCTCCCCTGCAGCATGTCTTCAGATGCTGTTCTTTTATTCCATTTACACAGACCTTTTGCAGTTGGACTAACAGAATTGCCCAGTTTGTCCTTCTGATCATCATATTTCTAAAGCTCACTTCCAtctttagaactttttttttccattcacagGGAGAAACGACACATTCCACACTCTGTATCTCGAAGGGAGGGTTTCCCCAGGCTGAGGGGTGGAAGGAGCTAACAGGTGTTCCTGTGAGGAAAGTTCTGTGAAATTAAGTCAAATAACTAAGAAAGTCATCATACAGGAACTTTGGAAATATTTGACCTACATGCGTACTTTGAGATTTTTAGCTGCGAACTCAAGCTCTCTGATTTGGTCCCTGCTCTCCCTGTGTCGTCGTGAACACGGGCAGCTGCTCTGTGAAAACTGTTCAGGGCCACATATGTCACAAGAAGAGGTCTGGGCCTTTCAGTGCCAAATAAAGTTTAGGCAACTTTGTGTTTCAGACTAGTTCATCTTCCTGTGTTGAAGGCTGGAATCTAGATAGTCCGACACTCTGAATTCTGCCCCCAGGCTGTGTTAAAGCAGTAAAGTGGCCTAGACCGGAGGGGAGGCGAGGCACAGACTTTAACCAGAGAGAACCTCTAACTCAAAACGGCATCAGAAGAAGACAGGGTAATGTCCTAGGACTCTGGACTCATTGACctgcccagagagcagagagtacatagtgaaaacaaaaacaaaagcaaacacacaAAACCCTATTAGGGCAAACCCCAGATATCTTTCCTGTTTGGTGTTACCTGAACATTGACTAACCTTTCCATCAGGTCACCCATCACCTGCTAGTGGCGTCCCCAGCCCCTTGTCTAGGGTGGGGTGACTTGCCCCTATAAAGCCAGACTATCCCCTTGGATTGATTAAAAGTAGAGTTCTCTTGGCCTCTATTTCCAATGCCCATGGGCCCCAGGATGCCAAGGGGCCCTTCCCTTGGTACAATTGGAGAACTAGGATGGTGACTGAGACTCCTCCTCAACTCTGGGCACTTGGGACCTACAGAGAAGTGGCAGGAATTAAGATGacaaaagagggaaggaagtagAGGCTATGTCTTTCTGGGCCTCCTCCCTGGAGAAGTGGAATTTTCAGGCTACCCCTTAAGTTCCAGGCATGTGCGATCCCGCAGTTCTGAGGCCCAAGTAGACAAATTGCCAGCATCCCCATAAACCATCCTTCTTAGCTGTGACCTGTCAGACTCTTCTGTGAAAACTCAAGACGGAGAACAGGTCGAGGGTAGACGCTGAGATGCGTCTGCAGGGTGTGTGGCTGACACTGCTAATGCcctggtgtctttgtctttcagaTGGAGGCTCCATGGTGAAGGCCCGGGTGCTGACTTGTGTGGAAGGAATGAATCTACCCTTGTTAGAACAAGCCATCCGGGAGCAGAGGATGTACCAGCAAGAGAGGGACAGCAGTCAGTAGAAAATGGCAACTTCTGGcaacccccacccctaccccggcCCCAGCACCTCCTACCTGCACTGGAGATGCCAGAGCTGCTGCAGAAGTCACAGGAAGTTCCCGGAGTGCCAGCCTTTGGAGCTGGAGAGAAGAGGGGTGGGTTGTTCATTGGAATTGTCCAAGAAATGAGACTCTAGAGATCACGCACCAGGACCTGACACCTATAGCCCCGCCgaggctgggccctggggcgCTGGAGGCTGGGCCTCGCGTGGGCTTATGGAGGGTTCCAGAAGGTCCATGTGAATAAAGCCCTGGTGGTGTGACAGTGCAGCGTGTGCATGTGGTGCAGCGCCGGCAGGGGCCAGGAGGGGGAGCCTCAGAGCAGCGAGGGGCAGCCTGCCAGGCAGTGAGGCTGCAGGAGCGCAGGGCTTCTGGTGAATTCTGGGCTGGGGGCCTGAGGGGAAGGTTCTGGGGGTGCCCAAGCCCACATTGGGTGCCCAGGAGGCAGGGGGGTCCCTCCTGCTAAGGTTCTGCCCTCACAGGAGGCCGAGCGTCTCCAAACAGGCCGGGCCCAGCCCCTCGCCCTGGCCCTGCGGCCTAGGGTGGAACTATGGCTTCTCTAGAAGCCCTTTCCGACCCCTGACCTCTGCCCCGAGCTGACCCCAGCCCCCTGGGCAGCCCTTCTGGGCAGCCTTCCGCCCCCAAGGCCTGGGCCTGGCTGAGCAGAGGCGGGGGCTCAGCCATGGAAGTTTGGGCCCTCCTGCACTCCGTAGCCGGGCTCAGGGGCAGCTGCTTCCTGGGACCTGGGGTTCCTGCCTGGCCTGGGCTGGGTGAGGGGCAGCCGGCTCCCAGCCAGGTtcccagggagggctgggggctgcagcTGGGGTGGAGGGCGGGAGCCGGGGCTCGGCCTGGCGGGCAGAGCAGTGTGATGAGCCCTGGGGGCCACAGGAGCCTGGGGGGGCCTGGGTGTGGGCTGGGCGGGGGGGGTGCCATGGAGGCTGGGGGGGAAGCAGGGGTGCTGTGCATGGGGGCGAACGCCCCAGGCGGCATCTGTTTCCAGGGCAGCTCTGCGGACATGGATGTGTTCCAGAAGGTGGAGAAGATCGGAGAGGGCACCTATGGGGTGGTGTACAAGGCCAAGAACAAGGAGACAGGCCAGCTCGTGGCCCTCAAAAAGATCAGGCTGGATTTGTGAGTGCGGGGACGGCCTCTGAGACCCCCTCTCTCCCAGGGGGTACCCTCAGCCCTGGGAGCTCCCCTGTCCGTCCCTCCCCTCAGAGTTTTGCATTCAACTCCTTTTCCCAGTGCTGCCCAGTTACACGGGGGCGGCCACAGAGGGGCCACACATCCTCCCCTTGGCCAGGTTTTCCCCTTGGCCCCTGGGGGTGAGGAGCATGTGCCCAGAAGCACAGCACCCCGTCACTGGGGGGTGGGCCATCCTTACGGAATAAGGAACACAGTTGACACCCCGGGAGCAGAAGTGCCCTTCTCAGCTCCTGCCTCCATTtctgtaccctcccctcccatAGGGAGACTGAGGGCGTCCCAAGCACCGCCATCAGGGAGATCTCCCTACTCAAAGAGCTTAAGCACCCCAACATTGTCAGGTGAGCTGGGGAAGAAGCAGGAAAGTGGGCCTGTCCCCGTCTGGCTGGGAGCCATGTCCTGACAGGCATTGCCCGGCCAGGCTGCTGGACGTGGTGCACAGTGAGAAGAAGCTTTACCTGGTGTTTGAGTTCCTCAGCCAGGACCTGAAGAAGTACATGGACTCCACCCCGGCCTCCGAGCTCCCCCTGCACTTAGTCAAGGTACGGGGCAAGGACGCGGAGCACCGGCAAGCCCCACCCGGCCAGCCGCACATCCGCTCAGCCGGCTCCTTTCCGTGCTCGTTGTTCCAGAGCTACCTCTTCCAGCTGCTGCAGGGGGTGAACTTCTGCCACTCCCATCGGGTCATCCACCGAGACCTGAAGCCCCAGAATCTGCTCATCAATGAGTTGGGTGCCATCAAGCTGGCTGACTTTGGACTGGCTCGAGCCTTCGGGGTGCCCCTACGCACCTACACCCACGAGGTACCGTGGGATGAAGGCAAGAGAAGGGATGTCACCCCGAGCACTCGGCTACCCTGAATGACGCTGTTTTCTTGCTTCCGCAGGTGGTGACACTCTGGTATCGTGCCCCCGAGATCCTCTTGGGCAGCAAATTCTATTCGACAGCTGTGGATGTCTGGAGCATTGGTTGCATCTTCGCAGAGATGGTAGAGAGAGGGACATTTGTGGCCACAGGGAGACCATGGGCAGGGTCCTCCTGGGGTGGGGTCAGGGGGCTCTGATTTTCCAATTAGATGTGGATTTGGGGGTGTTTGGGTCTGGCTGAAGGACTGAGGAAACAGGTCTTTTTCCAGGAAAGGCCAAGATTTTCAGCACAGCCCTGGGAAAGATATCTTGAAGCTGCCTCCCTGGTCTGGCCTCTTACCTGGTACTGGATTCTGGATGACGAGGGAGTAGCCCCCACACCTTCTCCCCTTCCCCATTCCAGGTGACCCGCAGAGCCCTGTTTCCTGGCGACTCTGAGATTGACCAGCTCTTTCGTATCTTTCGGACCCTGGGGACACCCAGTGAAGCCATATGGCCAGGAGTCACCCAGCTGCCTGACTACAAGGGCAGCTTCCCCAAGTGGACCAGGAAGGGGCTGGAGGAGATTGTGCCCAATCTGGAGCCAGAGGGCAAGGACCTGCTCACGGTAGGTACGGGTGGGCAGCAGGGGAGGGCAAGACAGGCCTCCCAGCACCAGCTGCTGCTGTCGCCAGAAGTGTCCCTTTTGTCATCTAGCCTCTTATGTAACCCTGGCTTCTTCTGAGTCCGAGCTGGTCTCTTTTCTGACCCCTGTACACAGTTGGCTTGTCCCTGTGTGTACTGATTGTTCCACCTGGAGGCCTCTCCCTAGATCAGTCCAATGTTCACCTTCCCTTTTAAAACTTCTCTCTTCTAGTTAGCTTTGTTTTTATGCTGTGATACGTGCCCTTTTTCTCAGCCACCTTGTGTTTGGTGATCTTCTCCTGTGGACATCATTACACCATCTAAGCTATAAGCTTTCCCAGGCAGGGTCCACACCACCCTCTGCCTCAGTGGTTATGCTTCACACATGGCTGTTCAGAGTAT
This portion of the Vicugna pacos chromosome 16, VicPac4, whole genome shotgun sequence genome encodes:
- the CDK3 gene encoding cyclin-dependent kinase 3 isoform X1, whose amino-acid sequence is MEVWALLHSVAGLRGSCFLGPGVPAWPGLGEGQPAPSQGSSADMDVFQKVEKIGEGTYGVVYKAKNKETGQLVALKKIRLDLETEGVPSTAIREISLLKELKHPNIVRLLDVVHSEKKLYLVFEFLSQDLKKYMDSTPASELPLHLVKSYLFQLLQGVNFCHSHRVIHRDLKPQNLLINELGAIKLADFGLARAFGVPLRTYTHEVVTLWYRAPEILLGSKFYSTAVDVWSIGCIFAEMVTRRALFPGDSEIDQLFRIFRTLGTPSEAIWPGVTQLPDYKGSFPKWTRKGLEEIVPNLEPEGKDLLTQLLQYDPSRRISAKAALAHPYFSSTETSPAPRQCMLERFCR
- the CDK3 gene encoding cyclin-dependent kinase 3 isoform X2 → MDVFQKVEKIGEGTYGVVYKAKNKETGQLVALKKIRLDLETEGVPSTAIREISLLKELKHPNIVRLLDVVHSEKKLYLVFEFLSQDLKKYMDSTPASELPLHLVKSYLFQLLQGVNFCHSHRVIHRDLKPQNLLINELGAIKLADFGLARAFGVPLRTYTHEVVTLWYRAPEILLGSKFYSTAVDVWSIGCIFAEMVTRRALFPGDSEIDQLFRIFRTLGTPSEAIWPGVTQLPDYKGSFPKWTRKGLEEIVPNLEPEGKDLLTQLLQYDPSRRISAKAALAHPYFSSTETSPAPRQCMLERFCR